The following are encoded in a window of Kogia breviceps isolate mKogBre1 chromosome 12, mKogBre1 haplotype 1, whole genome shotgun sequence genomic DNA:
- the KRT78 gene encoding keratin, type II cytoskeletal 78: MSLSPCRAQRGFSARSACSAHLGGRGRVSFSSRSLSSFGGCQGGSRGRAWGSRGRLGVRYGEGIGGPGLSPCLPRGFQEVVINQNLLTPLKIEIDPQFQVVRTQETQLIRTLNNQFASFIDKVRFLEQQNKVLETKWDLLQQQELSDSPQALQSFFEAYLVQLRKQLEQLQRERGSLDAELKSCQDQQEEYKAKYEREAHKRATMEKDFVVLKKDVDGVLSSKMELEGKVEALNEYICFLRHLYEEELGQLQTQASSMSVVLSMENNRRLDFRDLIAEVRARYEEIARTSKAEAEMLYQTKYRELQMSAQVHGDQMKGTKVQITQLQQAIQKLQSQTENLKRQNANLQAAITHAEHRGELALKDAQAKLAELEAALRTAKQDMARLLCEYQELMSSKLSLDVEIATYRRLLEGEESRTSGECTSQVTISVWEASTIVSGGADGGLVGTCGPGGGNGSFGSSCSSIVTGDSNVILGSGQGPVLGSCSVSGSGSSSICYTILKKTVESSLKTSITY; encoded by the exons atgtctctctctccctgccgGGCCCAGAGGGGCTTCAGTGCTCGCTCAGCCTGTTCTGCTCACTTGGGGGGCCGAGGCAGGGTCAGCTTCAGCAGCAGGAGCCTCAGTTCCTTTGGGGGGTGCCAAGGAGGCTCTCGTGGGAGGGCCTGGGGTTCAAGGGGAAGGCTAGGGGTGCGGTATGGGGAGGGGATCGGTGGGCCTGGGCTTTCCCCGTGCCTTCCGAGAGGCTTCCAGGAAGTGGTCATCAACCAGAATCTGCTGACCCCACTGAAGATTGAGATCGACCCCCAGTTCCAGGTGGTTCGGACTCAGGAGACCCAACTGATCAGAACCCTCAACAACCAGTTTGCTTCTTTCATTGACAAG GTGCGGTTCCTGGAGCAGCAGAACAAGGTCCTGGAGACCAAGTGGGACTTGTTGCAGCAGCAGGAGTTGAGTGACAGTCCCCAGGCCCTGCAGTCTTTCTTCGAGGCCTATCTGGTCCAGCTCAGGAAGCAGCTGGAGCAGCTGCAGAGAGAACGAGGGTCTCTGGACGCCGAGCTGAAGTCCTGCCAGGACCAGCAGGAGGAGTATAAAGCCAA GTATGAACGGGAGGCCCACAAGCGTGCCACAATGGAGAAAGACTTCGTGGTCCTCAAAAAG GATGTGGACGGGGTTCTCTCGAGCAAGATGGAGTTGGAAGGCAAGGTGGAGGCTCTGAATGAGTACATCTGCTTCTTGAGGCATCTGTATGAAGAA GAGCTGGGCCAGCTGCAGACCCAGGCCAGCAGCATGTCTGTGGTGTTGTCCATGGAAAACAACCGCCGCCTGGACTTCAGAGACCTCATCGCCGAGGTCCGTGCCCGGTACGAGGAGATCGCCAGGACCAGCAAAGCCGAGGCCGAGATGCTGTACCAGACTAAG TACCGGGAGCTTCAGATGTCTGCCCAGGTTCATGGGGACCAAATGAAGGGGACCAAAGTCCAGATCACTCAGCTGCAGCAGGCAATTCAGAAGCTGCAGAGTCAGACTGAGAACCTCAAAAGGCAG AATGCCAACCTGCAGGCTGCCATCACCCATGCTGAGCATCGTGGGGAGCTGGCCCTCAAGGATGCTCAGGCTAAGCTGGCTGAGCTGGAGGCTGCTCTGAGAACCGCCAAGCAGGACATGGCGCGGCTGTTGTGCGAGTACCAGGAGCTGATGAGCTCGAAGCTCTCCTTGGATGTGGAGATCGCCACCTACCGCAGGCTGCTGGAGGGCGAGGAGAGCAG GACGTCTGGGGAGTGCACCAGTCAGGTCACTATCT CCGTTTGGGAAGCCAGCACCATCGTGTCTGGAGGAGCAGATGGTGGCCTGGTGGGCACTTGTGGACCCGGAGGCGGGAATGGCAGCTTTGGGTCCAGCTGCTCCAGCATCGTGACCGGTGACTCCAACGTCATCCTGGGCTCTGGGCAGGGCCCCGTTTTGGGCTCTTGCTCTGTGTCCGGCTCTGGCTCCAGCTCCATCTGCTACACCATCCTGAAGAAGACGGTTGAGTCAAGTCTGAAGACGTCCATCACATACTGA